In Arachis stenosperma cultivar V10309 chromosome 1, arast.V10309.gnm1.PFL2, whole genome shotgun sequence, one DNA window encodes the following:
- the LOC130963255 gene encoding uncharacterized protein LOC130963255, with the protein MAKSQKTNRGRCFIFPCFIFIFFLCILASINEVRFQGLLRFGRCKIPNQSSSSSLLASNNDQELRILIAVLTLPDQYLRRHFLRLVYGTQALPEGTKIDVKFVFCNLTKEEQKVMVALEIMRYDDIIILNCTENMNKGKTSTFFRSLPEIFNETDGSDGQHYPPYHYVMKADDDTYVRLNSLVESLKPLPREDFYYGFVIPCGSMDPFKHYMSGMGFLVSWDIVEWIHDSDIPKQHVEGPEDKVFGDWMRWGKKGKNRYNAKWSMYNYPDPPSVCSHDLWPNTIAVHLLKNPEKWIRTLTFFNVTQNLKPSKLYHIS; encoded by the coding sequence ATGGCCAAGTCCCAAAAGACAAACCGTGGACGCTGCTTTATATTCCCttgtttcatcttcatcttcttcctctgcatcCTCGCTTCCATTAACGAAGTCCGCTTCCAGGGCTTACTCAGGTTCGGTCGTTGTAAAATACCAaatcaatcatcatcatcatctttacTTGCTTCCAATAATGACCAAGAGCTTCGAATCCTAATAGCCGTTCTAACACTACCCGACCAGTACCTGCGCCGCCACTTCCTCCGCCTCGTTTACGGCACACAAGCACTCCCGGAGGGAACCAAAATTGACGTGAAGTTTGTATTCTGCAACCTCACGAAGGAAGAGCAAAAGGTGATGGTGGCCCTTGAGATCATGCGCTATGATGACATCATCATCCTCAACTGCACTGAAAACATGAACAAAGGCAAAACCTCTACCTTCTTTCGGAGTTTGCCGGAGATCTTCAACGAAACAGATGGCAGTGATGGACAACATTACCCTCCTTACCATTATGTGATGAAAGCAGACGATGACACATATGTGAGACTCAACAGTTTGGTGGAATCGTTGAAACCATTGCCAAGGGAGGATTTTTACTATGGATTCGTGATACCGTGTGGTAGCATGGACCCTTTCAAGCACTATATGTCTGGGATGGGGTTCTTGGTCTCGTGGGATATTGTGGAGTGGATTCATGATTCTGATATTCCAAAGCAGCATGTGGAAGGTCCTGAAGATAAGGTCTTTGGAGATTGGATGAGATGGGGTAAGAAAGGGAAAAACAGGTATAATGCTAAGTGGTCTATGTACAATTATCCTGATCCACCTTCTGTGTGTTCCCATGATCTTTGGCCTAATACTATTGCTGTTCATTTGTTGAAGAATCCAGAAAAATG